The Microbacterium natoriense genomic interval ATCCAGGCGCGGTTGATGGCGGGCTGGCGGCTGCCGAAGTACTTGAAGACCAGGGCACTGCCCGGCTGGATCCACACGGTCGTGCGTCCGCCGCCGACGCTGGCGTCCTCGCGCCAGCTGAACGGGAACGGTTCGCCGCGGCGCAGCTTGGCCGTGATCACGAGCTGAAGATGAGTGAGCGCTCGGTCCTCGATCTCCGTCTTCACTCCGTCTTCGTAGATGAACTTGCCCATCGAGAGCGCTCCTTCTGGCTTGCGTGTCAGTCCGACGAGGACTGTCGAAAACATCCCCCCATGCGTAGCGTATTCGGTATGGGCCTGCTGTATTACGACGA includes:
- a CDS encoding DUF7882 family protein, which translates into the protein MGKFIYEDGVKTEIEDRALTHLQLVITAKLRRGEPFPFSWREDASVGGGRTTVWIQPGSALVFKYFGSRQPAINRAWIEALAFTANAPSGLYLVPEPPEAGETPGTGETPVTPPL